The Pseudofrankia inefficax genome window below encodes:
- the clpS gene encoding ATP-dependent Clp protease adapter ClpS, whose protein sequence is MTATAVSPADVEEIEEALSDDRPWVTIVWNDPINLMSYVTYVFQKLFGYDRPTARKLMLDVHEKGRASVSNGTRDEMERDAARLHTYGLWATVRQD, encoded by the coding sequence GTGACCGCCACCGCCGTCTCACCCGCGGACGTCGAGGAGATCGAAGAGGCGCTCAGTGACGACCGACCCTGGGTCACGATCGTCTGGAACGACCCGATCAACCTGATGTCCTATGTGACCTACGTCTTTCAGAAGCTGTTCGGCTACGACCGACCTACCGCGCGCAAGCTGATGCTCGACGTCCACGAGAAGGGCCGAGCATCCGTCAGCAACGGGACCCGCGACGAGATGGAACGCGACGCCGCCCGCCTGCATACCTACGGCCTCTGGGCCACCGTCCGCCAGGACTGA
- a CDS encoding DUF2017 domain-containing protein, which translates to MSTPLDEDGDVAQGYGRLPDSFRRTRHGIELRLPQWEGSVLIELVKQMDRMLEPPPVDDPLEALVGLRDTAPPPPEDPALARLLPDPYPEDPMASGDFRRRRTDDALAHKRAAARRVLATVPGPGEVLLLDDEVAQDWLTTLNDLRLVFGTRLGITDDNYLDELGELPPDDRRLPVIEMYELLTILVDNLIRTLD; encoded by the coding sequence ATGAGCACACCGCTGGACGAGGACGGGGACGTGGCGCAGGGGTACGGCCGGCTGCCGGACAGCTTCCGGCGCACGCGCCATGGCATCGAGCTCCGTCTCCCCCAGTGGGAGGGCTCGGTGCTGATCGAGCTGGTCAAGCAGATGGACCGGATGCTGGAGCCGCCGCCGGTCGACGACCCGCTGGAAGCGCTGGTAGGCCTGCGCGACACCGCGCCGCCGCCGCCGGAGGACCCGGCCCTGGCCCGGCTGCTGCCCGACCCGTACCCGGAGGACCCGATGGCGTCGGGTGACTTCCGCCGCCGTCGTACCGACGACGCGCTGGCACACAAGCGCGCGGCGGCCCGCCGGGTGCTCGCGACCGTGCCGGGCCCCGGTGAGGTGCTGCTCCTCGACGACGAGGTGGCGCAGGACTGGCTGACCACGCTGAACGACCTGCGGCTGGTGTTCGGGACCCGGCTGGGGATCACCGATGACAACTATCTCGACGAGCTCGGTGAGCTTCCCCCCGATGACAGGCGGCTGCCGGTCATCGAGATGTACGAGCTGCTGACCATCCTGGTGGACAACCTGATCCGCACCCTCGACTGA
- a CDS encoding ABC transporter ATP-binding protein, giving the protein MSTPPPRAPLDNADAIAAGSSAAALAAAVGGRVPHAPAPGGIELRLTGARAGYGAVEVLHGLDLVVPAGKVTALLGVNGAGKSTTLRVLAGLVPLRSGTLAWRGDVITKLSALDRARRGLLLVPDERAVFASLSVRDNLLVVAEATGNPNGITPALDAFPKLRDRLPQRAGSMSGGERRMLALARALLARPTVLMVDELSLGLSPKVAAELFEWLATIAAAGTTVILADQYTDAALAMADIAYVLHRGERSFVGDPAELANA; this is encoded by the coding sequence ATGAGTACTCCTCCCCCGCGGGCGCCGCTGGACAACGCCGACGCGATCGCGGCCGGCAGCTCGGCCGCCGCGCTGGCGGCCGCCGTCGGCGGCCGGGTGCCGCACGCGCCGGCGCCCGGCGGCATCGAGCTGCGGCTGACCGGCGCGCGGGCCGGCTACGGCGCCGTCGAGGTGCTGCACGGCCTCGACCTCGTCGTCCCGGCCGGCAAGGTGACCGCCCTGCTGGGCGTGAACGGAGCCGGCAAGAGCACCACGCTGCGGGTGCTGGCCGGGCTGGTGCCGCTGCGCAGCGGCACGCTGGCCTGGCGCGGGGATGTCATCACCAAGCTGTCCGCGCTCGACCGGGCCCGCCGTGGGCTGCTGCTGGTGCCGGACGAGCGGGCCGTGTTCGCGAGCCTGTCGGTGCGCGACAACCTGCTGGTCGTCGCCGAGGCGACCGGGAACCCGAACGGCATCACCCCCGCGCTGGACGCGTTCCCGAAGCTGCGCGACCGGCTGCCACAGCGGGCCGGCTCGATGTCCGGCGGTGAGCGCCGGATGCTCGCCCTCGCGCGGGCGCTGCTGGCCCGGCCTACCGTCCTGATGGTCGACGAGCTGTCCCTGGGCCTGTCGCCCAAGGTGGCCGCCGAGCTGTTCGAGTGGCTCGCCACGATCGCCGCGGCGGGCACGACGGTGATCCTGGCCGACCAGTACACGGACGCGGCGCTCGCGATGGCCGACATCGCCTACGTCCTGCACCGCGGCGAACGCTCCTTCGTCGGCGACCCCGCCGAGCTCGCGAACGCCTAG
- a CDS encoding Mov34/MPN/PAD-1 family protein: MLRIDRALYEAIIDHARRDHPDEACGVIAGPFGSDRPERFIPMENAERSPTFYRFDSMEQLKVWREMDDKDEEPVVIYHSHTATEAYPSRTDVSFASEPGAHYVLASTREPETTEFRSFRIVDGVITEEPVEIG, encoded by the coding sequence GTGTTGCGCATCGACCGCGCCCTCTACGAGGCCATCATCGATCATGCCCGGCGGGACCACCCGGATGAGGCGTGCGGTGTGATCGCCGGACCGTTCGGCTCGGACCGCCCGGAGCGGTTCATCCCGATGGAGAACGCCGAGCGCTCCCCGACCTTCTACCGGTTCGACTCGATGGAGCAGCTCAAGGTGTGGCGGGAGATGGACGACAAGGACGAGGAGCCCGTCGTCATTTACCACTCGCACACCGCCACCGAGGCCTACCCGTCCCGGACCGACGTCTCGTTCGCGTCCGAGCCCGGCGCGCACTACGTGCTGGCGTCCACCCGGGAGCCGGAGACCACCGAGTTCCGCTCGTTCCGGATCGTCGACGGCGTCATCACCGAGGAGCCGGTCGAGATCGGCTGA
- a CDS encoding ABC transporter permease produces the protein MASIDLAIAGLAIGAIAALSGIGLLVTYRTNGVLNLAQGGIATLIAYVYREMAVVWGLPVWLSAVLALAVLSPGIGVLLERLVFRPLARRRASAAESLVASLGVMVLTLGMCAGIWGLGAQTDTPAVFPNKSVGIGGHHVGVDTISTLIVILVACVSLGLLQSRTKFGRQMRAVVDDRQLAELSSVPADRVAAAGWAFGTTLAGFTGILLAPRVSLSPYSLSLVVLETFAVVVAARLVSLPAAVFAGLAIGILQSELTQFTVNGSLADIYRTLGSNLFVVVLLVLLLAIPNLRELGDAGSAGSFSSRGGQEDTGTVAERSKDLVWRVAGFVMLLAPMLFAPSDLRHAFMVPALALIFLSIVIVTGYSGQVSLGVAGYAGLGALFSLKLASGGMVGIPHLPGLLAILVGAILVAPIGLVTGYPAIRRRGLTLALVTFAVGAVVSRFVFEQPSLAGNLTVNPLYIGGWELGDKSFYVIELLGLGLGMLAVRNLHRGRLGRALLAVRDNTGGAAAVGVDVRNLKLLAFTMSSVVAGLGGALLAYSASSFSSDTFQPIQSLLWFTAVVVFGADSAVGAIVGAAFIVAIDVMAPSGSSTLAVGILALALGWLPGGLASAVRGVIRYVAEQLADQFVAPASPIRGISALAPAALPAGPGAVAPSSVGTKPAVASARASGSTAGVAAADRVAADRGLALTPFGRTLLGLVGGGGTARPTPAPARANGAGPGAAGDIDRHATVGAGDFGSRNHVEGGHR, from the coding sequence GTGGCCAGCATCGACCTTGCGATCGCCGGCCTCGCCATCGGAGCGATCGCGGCGCTCTCCGGCATCGGCCTGCTGGTCACCTACCGCACCAACGGCGTCCTGAACCTCGCGCAGGGCGGTATCGCGACCCTCATCGCCTATGTCTACCGCGAGATGGCGGTCGTCTGGGGCCTGCCGGTCTGGCTGTCGGCGGTGCTCGCGCTCGCCGTGCTGTCGCCAGGCATCGGAGTACTGCTCGAACGGCTCGTCTTCCGGCCGCTGGCCCGTCGGCGCGCCTCGGCGGCCGAGTCGCTGGTGGCCAGCCTCGGCGTCATGGTGCTCACGCTCGGCATGTGTGCCGGGATCTGGGGACTGGGTGCGCAGACCGACACCCCGGCGGTCTTCCCGAACAAGTCGGTGGGCATCGGCGGGCACCATGTCGGCGTCGACACGATCAGCACGCTGATCGTGATCCTGGTCGCGTGTGTCTCGCTCGGCCTGCTGCAGAGCCGCACCAAGTTCGGCCGCCAGATGCGCGCCGTCGTGGACGACCGCCAGCTGGCCGAGCTCTCGTCGGTTCCGGCCGACCGGGTCGCCGCCGCCGGCTGGGCGTTCGGCACGACGCTGGCCGGCTTCACCGGCATCCTGCTCGCCCCTCGGGTCTCGCTGTCGCCCTACTCGCTCTCGCTGGTGGTGCTCGAGACCTTCGCCGTCGTCGTCGCCGCCCGGCTGGTCAGCCTGCCGGCGGCGGTGTTCGCGGGTCTCGCGATCGGCATCCTGCAGAGCGAGCTGACCCAGTTCACCGTGAACGGCAGCCTGGCCGACATCTACCGGACGCTCGGGTCGAACCTGTTCGTGGTCGTCCTGCTGGTGCTGCTGCTCGCCATTCCGAACCTGCGCGAACTTGGTGACGCCGGTTCCGCCGGCAGCTTCTCCAGCCGCGGCGGCCAGGAGGACACCGGCACGGTCGCGGAGCGCAGCAAGGACCTGGTCTGGCGCGTCGCCGGCTTCGTCATGCTGCTGGCGCCGATGCTGTTCGCGCCGTCGGACCTGCGGCACGCGTTCATGGTCCCGGCGCTGGCGCTCATCTTCCTGTCGATCGTCATCGTCACCGGGTACAGCGGTCAGGTCTCGCTCGGCGTCGCCGGCTACGCGGGCCTGGGGGCGCTCTTCTCGCTGAAGCTCGCGTCCGGCGGGATGGTCGGCATTCCGCACCTACCGGGGCTGCTCGCGATCCTGGTCGGCGCCATCCTGGTGGCCCCCATCGGGCTGGTCACCGGCTACCCGGCCATCCGGCGTCGCGGGCTCACCCTCGCGCTCGTCACGTTCGCCGTCGGCGCCGTGGTCAGCCGGTTCGTCTTCGAACAGCCGTCGCTGGCCGGCAACCTGACCGTGAACCCGCTGTACATCGGCGGTTGGGAGCTCGGGGACAAGTCCTTCTACGTCATCGAGCTGCTCGGGCTGGGCCTGGGCATGCTGGCCGTGCGCAACCTGCACCGCGGCCGGCTCGGGCGCGCCCTGCTCGCGGTCCGGGACAACACCGGTGGTGCCGCGGCGGTCGGCGTCGACGTCCGCAACCTGAAGCTGCTGGCCTTCACCATGTCCTCGGTGGTCGCGGGCCTGGGCGGCGCGCTGCTCGCGTACAGCGCGTCCTCGTTCTCGTCGGACACCTTCCAGCCGATCCAGAGCCTGCTGTGGTTCACGGCCGTGGTCGTGTTCGGCGCGGACAGCGCGGTCGGCGCGATCGTCGGCGCGGCCTTCATCGTCGCGATCGACGTGATGGCGCCGTCCGGCTCCTCGACGCTGGCCGTCGGCATCCTGGCGCTGGCGCTCGGCTGGCTGCCGGGTGGGCTCGCCTCCGCGGTGCGCGGGGTGATCCGGTACGTCGCTGAGCAGCTCGCCGACCAGTTCGTCGCGCCGGCCTCACCCATCCGGGGAATCTCGGCGCTGGCGCCCGCGGCTCTGCCTGCGGGCCCTGGAGCCGTCGCCCCGTCGAGCGTGGGAACGAAGCCCGCTGTCGCGTCGGCGCGGGCGTCCGGCTCGACGGCCGGTGTCGCCGCCGCCGACCGGGTCGCGGCCGACCGCGGTCTCGCGCTCACTCCGTTCGGCCGCACGCTGCTCGGCCTGGTCGGCGGGGGCGGAACCGCTCGCCCCACGCCGGCTCCCGCCCGCGCGAACGGGGCCGGCCCCGGCGCCGCCGGTGACATCGACCGGCACGCGACGGTCGGCGCTGGCGACTTCGGCTCGCGCAACCACGTCGAAGGGGGCCACCGGTGA
- a CDS encoding ABC transporter ATP-binding protein gives MSRAELRAIGLVRRYGGLTAVDHVDMSAPPGMITGLIGPNGAGKSTLFSLLTGVEQPDEGRVMLGDRDITKLRPDKRSRLGLVQTFQVPSLFTSMTVRENLLVGVENRRRDYAGGLFGLGIRRNPKYEQVVDDMLASLGLTDLGPAVAGSLSTGALRLAECARALCTHPDVLLLDEPASGLDGAETDRFSQLLRRIADAGVAIVLVDHDVDLVFTVCDQVYAMVGGKVVAQGDPATVRSNATVQSVYLAQGAMT, from the coding sequence GTGAGCCGCGCCGAACTGCGGGCGATCGGTCTGGTCCGCCGCTACGGCGGGCTCACCGCCGTCGACCACGTGGACATGTCCGCGCCGCCCGGGATGATCACCGGGTTGATCGGGCCGAACGGTGCCGGCAAGTCGACGCTGTTCAGCCTGCTCACCGGCGTCGAGCAGCCCGACGAGGGCCGCGTCATGCTCGGCGACCGGGACATCACGAAGCTGCGGCCGGACAAGCGCTCCCGGCTGGGGCTGGTGCAGACCTTCCAGGTGCCGTCGCTGTTCACCAGCATGACCGTGCGGGAGAACCTGCTCGTCGGCGTGGAGAACAGGCGGCGGGACTACGCCGGTGGCCTGTTCGGCCTCGGCATCCGGCGCAACCCCAAGTACGAGCAGGTCGTCGACGACATGCTCGCCTCGCTCGGCCTGACCGACCTCGGCCCCGCCGTCGCCGGTTCGCTGTCGACCGGGGCGCTGCGGCTGGCCGAGTGCGCCCGGGCGCTGTGCACCCACCCGGACGTGCTGCTGCTCGACGAGCCGGCGAGCGGTCTCGACGGCGCGGAGACCGACCGGTTCTCCCAGCTGCTGCGCCGGATCGCGGACGCCGGCGTGGCGATCGTCCTGGTCGACCACGACGTCGATCTGGTGTTCACCGTGTGCGACCAGGTCTACGCGATGGTGGGTGGCAAGGTGGTCGCGCAGGGCGACCCGGCGACGGTCCGCTCCAACGCGACCGTCCAGTCCGTGTACCTCGCGCAGGGAGCGATGACATGA
- a CDS encoding NAD-dependent epimerase/dehydratase family protein, with the protein MRVLVTGAGGFIGAVLTDLLAARGDQVTALVHGREGGTHPDHPPATAAGRPPARRLAPGVEVVAADLLDPRSLLAARLDRGFDAVCHLAALTRVRQSGAEPLRYFETNVTGTVNLLAALDRAVAAGGPAPAVVFGSTGTVYGDPGGGPIPESRRPEPSHPYGASKLAAELAITHQAATGRIGAIVLRSFNVAGGAAGHIDRDVSRIIPAALRVAAGEAESFRINGDGEALREYVHVADVAAAYALAVDAARPGDFRVYNVGGAGVTVNEVLAAVERVTRRPVRRVTGPPVIEPRTLVVDSSKLRKELGWEPHRSTIDQIIADAWAWSHAAVAEGPAALM; encoded by the coding sequence ATGCGGGTCCTGGTCACGGGAGCCGGCGGCTTCATCGGGGCTGTCCTCACCGACCTGCTGGCGGCCCGGGGCGACCAGGTCACCGCGCTCGTGCACGGCCGCGAGGGCGGCACGCACCCGGACCACCCGCCGGCGACGGCCGCCGGGCGGCCACCAGCTCGCCGGCTCGCGCCAGGCGTCGAGGTCGTCGCCGCGGACCTGCTCGACCCACGTTCCCTGCTGGCCGCCCGGCTCGACCGGGGCTTCGACGCCGTCTGCCACCTGGCCGCGCTGACCCGGGTCCGCCAGTCGGGCGCCGAGCCGCTGCGGTACTTCGAGACCAACGTGACGGGCACCGTCAACCTGCTGGCGGCGCTCGACCGCGCGGTGGCCGCCGGCGGGCCGGCGCCCGCCGTGGTGTTCGGCTCGACCGGCACCGTCTACGGCGACCCGGGCGGGGGGCCCATCCCCGAGAGCCGGCGGCCCGAGCCGAGCCACCCGTACGGCGCCTCGAAGCTCGCCGCCGAGCTGGCCATCACGCACCAGGCCGCGACCGGCCGGATCGGCGCCATCGTCCTGCGGTCGTTCAACGTGGCCGGCGGCGCGGCGGGGCACATCGACCGGGACGTGTCCCGGATCATCCCGGCCGCGCTGCGGGTCGCCGCCGGCGAGGCGGAGTCCTTCCGGATCAACGGCGACGGCGAGGCGCTGCGCGAGTACGTGCACGTCGCGGACGTCGCGGCGGCGTACGCGCTGGCCGTGGACGCGGCCCGTCCGGGCGATTTCCGGGTCTACAACGTCGGCGGCGCCGGCGTGACGGTCAACGAGGTGCTCGCCGCGGTCGAGCGGGTCACCCGCCGCCCGGTGCGCAGGGTGACCGGGCCGCCGGTGATCGAGCCGCGCACGCTCGTCGTCGACAGCAGCAAGCTCCGCAAGGAGCTCGGCTGGGAACCGCACCGCTCGACGATCGACCAGATCATCGCCGACGCCTGGGCCTGGTCACACGCGGCGGTCGCCGAGGGTCCTGCCGCATTGATGTGA
- a CDS encoding helix-turn-helix domain-containing protein produces the protein MTGQTWLWTPPPPSPVPVGVGQLLRAYRQAHGLTQQQLADQLGFDQSYVSKVESGRRAIHDISTLRHIARHLELAPEDVGLAPGTLAERRREPGRDSLSEQATASQRGWRVTRDTLNRNRIRLAKAAAGLYPEAYRLCPGLLTRPGWIWPQPLDISEVGLRWADEVPEPAITGGEPETDGARPLIADGGPYVRYQRYTRAMRDLDRPTLFENRLSFRLVDIARDDASPALTGQPADGGRPLLSFGHTTYFDAVDVCETVAHETAAAMMSSGLSWPALPFRRRIGDPFDLAARPVLPSINTLTIRVDRGAASFLLHRRSAGSVATAGGVYHVIPAGVFQPSGITPVHHRADFDLWRNIMRELSEELLGNTEHDGNSSTPIDYAADEPFRAFDEARRDGRIRVSCFGVGIDALTLFSEILTVVVIEADTFDGMFAEMVHSNAEGSVVSAGPNRAVAEGIPFTYATLRRLIDGEPLAPAAAACLELAWRHRELLLPGLRLRAAS, from the coding sequence GTGACCGGTCAGACCTGGCTGTGGACACCGCCACCGCCGAGCCCTGTTCCTGTCGGTGTCGGGCAGCTCCTCCGTGCCTACCGGCAGGCGCACGGGCTCACGCAGCAGCAGCTCGCGGACCAGCTCGGGTTCGACCAGTCCTACGTGTCCAAGGTGGAGAGCGGCCGTCGGGCGATCCACGACATCTCCACGCTGCGCCACATCGCCCGCCACCTGGAGCTCGCGCCCGAGGACGTCGGCCTGGCCCCCGGCACGCTCGCCGAGCGGCGCCGCGAGCCCGGCCGGGACTCCCTGTCCGAGCAGGCCACGGCCAGCCAGCGGGGCTGGCGGGTCACCCGGGACACCCTCAACCGCAACCGGATCCGGTTGGCCAAGGCCGCGGCCGGGCTCTACCCGGAGGCCTACCGCCTCTGCCCCGGCCTGCTGACCAGGCCCGGCTGGATCTGGCCGCAGCCGCTGGACATCAGCGAGGTCGGCCTGCGCTGGGCCGACGAGGTCCCCGAGCCGGCCATCACCGGCGGTGAGCCCGAGACCGACGGCGCGCGCCCGCTGATCGCCGACGGTGGCCCGTACGTGCGCTACCAGCGCTACACCCGCGCGATGCGCGACCTGGACCGCCCGACGCTGTTCGAGAACCGGCTGAGCTTCCGCCTGGTCGACATCGCCCGCGACGACGCGAGCCCCGCGCTGACCGGCCAGCCGGCCGACGGCGGCCGGCCGCTGCTGTCCTTCGGCCACACCACCTACTTCGACGCCGTCGACGTCTGCGAGACGGTCGCGCACGAGACGGCCGCCGCGATGATGTCCAGCGGGCTGTCCTGGCCGGCGCTGCCGTTCCGCCGCCGGATCGGTGACCCGTTCGACCTGGCCGCCCGGCCGGTGCTGCCGTCGATCAACACGCTGACCATCCGGGTCGACCGCGGCGCGGCGAGCTTCCTGCTGCATCGGCGCAGCGCCGGCTCGGTCGCGACCGCCGGCGGGGTCTACCACGTCATACCGGCCGGGGTGTTCCAGCCGTCCGGCATCACCCCGGTCCACCATCGGGCCGACTTCGACCTGTGGCGCAACATCATGCGCGAGCTCTCCGAGGAGCTGCTCGGCAACACCGAACACGACGGGAACTCCTCGACCCCGATCGACTACGCGGCCGACGAGCCGTTCCGGGCGTTCGACGAGGCCCGCAGGGACGGCCGCATCCGGGTCTCCTGCTTCGGCGTGGGCATCGACGCGTTGACGCTGTTCAGCGAGATCCTGACGGTCGTGGTCATCGAGGCCGACACCTTCGACGGCATGTTCGCCGAGATGGTGCACAGCAACGCGGAGGGCTCCGTCGTCTCGGCCGGGCCCAACCGCGCGGTCGCCGAGGGCATCCCGTTCACCTACGCCACCCTGCGAAGGCTGATCGACGGCGAGCCGCTCGCGCCGGCGGCCGCCGCCTGCCTGGAGCTCGCCTGGCGGCACCGGGAACTACTACTGCCTGGGCTGCGGCTGCGAGCGGCGTCCTAG
- a CDS encoding NUDIX hydrolase, whose translation MSPEPPAISVTVDVVLLTLRAGRLCVLVIQRDEEPFAHYWALPGGFVGADEDLDDSARRQLAEETGVTTAGHLEQLYSYGAPGRDPRTRVVSVAYLALLPNLPQPEPGRRGQQARWWPVEDLGSPDGPTLAFDHPRIVADGVERARGKLEYTPMAAAFCEEPFTLADLRRVYEAAWGVSLDPPNFRRKVLSTPDFVLPVGAVSSPRGGGRPAQLYRRGSATALYPPLLRRSV comes from the coding sequence GTGAGTCCAGAGCCCCCGGCGATCAGCGTCACCGTCGACGTGGTCCTGCTCACCCTGCGAGCGGGACGGCTGTGCGTCCTGGTCATCCAGCGCGACGAGGAGCCGTTCGCGCACTACTGGGCGCTGCCCGGGGGCTTCGTCGGCGCCGACGAGGACCTGGACGACTCGGCCCGCCGCCAGCTCGCCGAGGAAACCGGCGTGACGACGGCCGGCCACCTGGAGCAGCTGTACAGCTACGGAGCCCCCGGGCGCGATCCGCGCACCCGGGTCGTCAGCGTCGCCTACCTGGCCCTGCTGCCGAACCTGCCGCAGCCGGAGCCGGGCCGCCGGGGGCAGCAGGCCCGCTGGTGGCCGGTCGAGGACCTCGGTTCGCCCGACGGGCCGACCCTCGCGTTCGACCATCCGCGCATCGTCGCCGACGGGGTCGAGCGCGCCCGCGGCAAGCTGGAGTACACCCCGATGGCGGCGGCCTTCTGCGAGGAGCCGTTCACCCTGGCCGACCTGCGCCGGGTCTACGAGGCGGCCTGGGGCGTGAGCCTCGACCCGCCGAACTTCCGCCGCAAGGTGCTGAGCACGCCGGACTTCGTCCTCCCGGTCGGCGCCGTCAGCTCGCCGCGCGGTGGCGGCCGGCCGGCCCAGCTCTACCGGCGGGGTTCGGCGACCGCGCTGTACCCCCCGCTGCTGCGCCGTTCCGTCTGA
- a CDS encoding MoaD/ThiS family protein: MAVQVRVPTILRSYTGNSKVVDGSGDTLAALFTDLDTRHPGLRGRLISGDGAGELHRFVNVYINDEDVRFLGGLDAKLSDGDSVTILPAVAGG, translated from the coding sequence ATGGCAGTCCAGGTCCGCGTGCCGACCATCCTGCGCAGCTACACCGGCAACTCGAAGGTCGTCGACGGCTCGGGGGACACCCTGGCCGCGCTGTTCACGGACCTCGACACCCGCCACCCCGGGCTGCGCGGCCGGCTCATCTCCGGTGACGGCGCCGGCGAGCTGCACCGCTTCGTCAACGTCTACATCAACGACGAGGACGTCCGCTTCCTCGGCGGCCTGGACGCGAAGCTGTCCGATGGCGACAGTGTCACCATTTTGCCCGCCGTCGCTGGCGGCTGA
- a CDS encoding nicotinate phosphoribosyltransferase — translation MSTALLTDHYELTMLRAALKSGAAHRRATFEVFARSLPAGRRYGVVAGTGRLLAALADFRFGPEELSLLTGSGVVDAATADWLAAYRFSGAIRGFAEGEPFLPGTPVLVVEGPFAECVLLETLTLSVLNHDSAIAAAGARMVQAAGSRPLIEMGSRRTHEEAAVAAARAAYLVGFAATSNLEAARRWGVPSSGTAAHAFTLAHPTEQEAFEAQVDTLGVDTTLLVDTYDTEAGIAAAVAAAGPGLGAIRIDSGDPAAGVRAARAQLDALGATETRIIVTGDLDEHSIARLAGVPAAGYGVGTSLVTGSGAPTAGFVYKLVEIDGRPVAKTSVGKTTRGGRKDVLRRHDAGGVAVVDLVLPAGERPGGDAASRGHSQTEGGLAPSALDGPAEQAQPVGGSLAGPGRDRPLLVELVRDGAVVDPTVTGPVGLRRARDHHRAALADLPRRARDVAFGHPCLPVITSVPHP, via the coding sequence ATGTCCACGGCGCTTCTTACTGATCATTACGAGCTGACCATGCTGCGCGCCGCGCTGAAGTCCGGCGCGGCGCACCGGCGAGCCACCTTCGAGGTGTTCGCCCGCTCGCTTCCCGCCGGCCGCCGCTACGGCGTCGTCGCCGGCACCGGCCGGCTGCTCGCCGCGCTCGCGGACTTCCGGTTCGGGCCCGAGGAGCTCAGCCTGCTCACCGGCAGCGGCGTCGTGGACGCGGCCACCGCCGACTGGCTGGCCGCCTACCGCTTCTCCGGCGCCATTCGCGGCTTCGCGGAGGGGGAGCCCTTTCTGCCCGGCACTCCGGTGCTCGTGGTCGAGGGCCCGTTCGCCGAATGCGTGCTGCTGGAGACGCTCACGCTGTCGGTGCTGAACCACGACAGCGCCATCGCCGCGGCCGGCGCCCGGATGGTGCAGGCCGCCGGGAGCAGGCCGCTGATCGAGATGGGCTCCCGGCGCACCCACGAGGAGGCCGCGGTCGCCGCCGCCCGGGCGGCGTACCTGGTCGGCTTCGCGGCCACCTCCAACCTGGAGGCCGCCCGGCGCTGGGGGGTGCCGAGCAGTGGCACCGCCGCGCACGCGTTCACGCTCGCGCACCCGACCGAACAGGAAGCCTTCGAGGCCCAGGTCGACACCCTGGGCGTCGACACGACGCTGCTGGTCGACACGTACGACACCGAGGCGGGCATCGCGGCGGCCGTCGCGGCGGCGGGGCCGGGCCTCGGCGCGATCCGGATCGACAGCGGTGACCCGGCCGCGGGCGTACGGGCCGCCAGGGCCCAGCTCGACGCGCTGGGCGCCACCGAGACCCGGATCATCGTCACCGGCGACCTCGACGAGCACAGCATCGCCCGGCTCGCCGGCGTCCCGGCCGCGGGCTACGGCGTCGGCACCAGCCTCGTCACCGGTTCGGGCGCGCCGACCGCCGGCTTCGTCTACAAGCTTGTCGAGATCGACGGCCGGCCGGTGGCGAAGACGTCCGTCGGCAAGACCACCCGCGGCGGCCGCAAGGACGTGCTGCGCCGGCACGACGCCGGCGGGGTCGCCGTCGTCGACCTCGTGCTGCCGGCCGGCGAGCGTCCCGGCGGCGACGCCGCGTCACGGGGCCACAGCCAGACCGAGGGCGGGCTTGCCCCGTCGGCCCTGGATGGGCCGGCCGAGCAGGCGCAGCCGGTGGGCGGGAGCCTCGCGGGCCCCGGCCGCGACCGGCCGCTGCTGGTCGAGCTGGTGCGCGACGGGGCGGTCGTCGACCCGACGGTGACGGGCCCGGTCGGGCTGCGCCGGGCCCGCGACCACCACCGGGCCGCCCTCGCCGACCTGCCTCGCCGGGCCCGCGACGTCGCCTTCGGCCACCCCTGCCTGCCGGTCATCACCTCGGTGCCGCATCCCTGA